In the Acidobacteriota bacterium genome, one interval contains:
- a CDS encoding sialidase family protein — translation MKRTIAASLLCLSVLSNCQTGVETTEKEPAARAPRVELGPPVIVMLGPPGDLRWGYYAFPDMWRAPGGELYLAVNVGEDANDVGEREPTRFFVSRDNGESWQPIREDQVDFSPDVIALPSGEQVAFGTEKYVYHYSTYGPRPREFHSLDELGLKLAFTTKKPGLIAAHYRYADLPERLTRIPVKRRKGPNAPWQDEYAHFDSSDLLLRTPIGAPDAKGDWHEIAPMISTTPRDAASVLWPDRLVVLPDGTLLWPLASQDPRIQSMFFRVQCVASSDGGQTWGIRGTIADQLELADWGYGCGEQSLQRMPDGDLLCIMRTRMAGNTLGTRPFTKVVHSLAAARSSDNGYTWSRPEAIAPFSVTPHLRTLDNGTVAVVYGRPGVHVRASADSGRTWTNAFPLVGPVEAQLMAESREERMALSHAGHGSAQTRVISCSNTDVVVTGSDRFIVAYSDFQYRDEQGRQRKAIKVREVIVEMPI, via the coding sequence ATGAAGAGAACAATTGCCGCCAGCTTGCTCTGTCTCTCGGTTCTGAGCAACTGCCAGACCGGCGTAGAAACCACGGAGAAGGAGCCGGCCGCCCGGGCACCACGCGTCGAGCTGGGTCCGCCGGTAATAGTCATGCTGGGTCCCCCAGGCGATCTGCGTTGGGGTTATTACGCTTTTCCGGACATGTGGAGGGCCCCGGGCGGAGAGCTGTACCTGGCAGTAAACGTGGGTGAGGACGCCAACGACGTCGGGGAACGCGAGCCCACCCGATTCTTCGTCTCCCGGGATAATGGAGAATCCTGGCAGCCGATACGGGAAGATCAGGTGGACTTCTCTCCAGATGTCATTGCCCTGCCGAGTGGTGAGCAGGTGGCCTTCGGCACTGAAAAGTATGTCTATCATTATTCGACCTACGGACCTCGGCCGCGGGAATTCCACAGCCTGGATGAGCTTGGTCTCAAACTTGCCTTCACAACCAAGAAACCTGGCCTGATTGCGGCTCATTATCGTTACGCCGACCTGCCTGAGAGGCTGACCCGGATCCCCGTTAAGCGCCGTAAAGGACCGAATGCTCCCTGGCAGGACGAATATGCTCATTTTGACTCGTCCGACCTGCTGCTGCGTACCCCGATCGGTGCCCCGGACGCCAAAGGAGATTGGCATGAAATAGCGCCTATGATCTCAACGACGCCGCGGGATGCAGCCTCCGTCCTGTGGCCGGACCGGTTGGTCGTGCTGCCCGACGGCACGCTCCTCTGGCCACTCGCCAGTCAGGATCCACGCATTCAGAGTATGTTCTTTCGCGTCCAATGTGTCGCTTCCAGCGACGGGGGACAGACTTGGGGAATCCGTGGCACGATCGCCGATCAGCTGGAGCTGGCCGATTGGGGGTACGGCTGCGGCGAGCAATCACTGCAGAGGATGCCCGACGGGGATCTACTGTGCATTATGCGTACCCGGATGGCGGGCAACACGCTGGGAACGCGTCCCTTTACGAAGGTGGTGCATTCGCTGGCCGCGGCGCGCTCCTCGGATAACGGCTACACCTGGAGCAGGCCGGAGGCGATTGCGCCCTTCAGCGTCACGCCCCACTTGCGCACCTTGGACAACGGCACCGTTGCGGTCGTGTATGGGAGGCCAGGCGTGCATGTTCGCGCTTCGGCGGACAGCGGAAGGACCTGGACCAATGCCTTTCCGCTGGTGGGCCCCGTGGAGGCGCAGTTGATGGCCGAGTCCAGAGAAGAGCGCATGGCCCTGAGCCACGCCGGACACGGCTCCGCCCAAACCAGGGTCATCAGCTGCAGCAATACGGATGTGGTCGTCACGGGATCCGACCGGTTCATCGTTGCGTATTCCGACTTTCAGTACAGAGATGAGCAGGGCCGGCAGCGAAAAGCGATCAAGGTCAGAGAAGTGATCGTCGAAATGCCAATCTAG
- a CDS encoding aldolase/citrate lyase family protein — protein sequence MFENKVKTLLAEGKAAWGAGLPDRSDFIAKLTVDTGIDFLWIDTEHRPYDATDIPWIPVLCRMKGCVPIVRVAGLDPQLIKKALDVGAAGVMLPQINNAEEARRAVQYAKYPPEGSRGVSPWWTFFMDVSYEEYLPAANQETCVIVQIESREAIDNLEEIAAVEGVDVLFAGPLDITAALGHIGQLEHPEIQGFLEEFPRRAASCGKASGITLRGFEAGRKAYDAGYRFIVIGGLIIQGIEGLKADLERLRAYARESASS from the coding sequence ATGTTTGAGAACAAAGTAAAGACGCTTTTGGCCGAGGGGAAGGCTGCCTGGGGAGCAGGACTCCCCGACCGGTCCGATTTCATTGCCAAACTGACTGTGGATACGGGCATCGACTTTCTCTGGATCGATACGGAACATCGACCCTATGACGCGACCGATATCCCATGGATTCCGGTGCTTTGCCGGATGAAGGGGTGTGTTCCCATCGTGCGGGTGGCCGGACTGGATCCGCAACTCATAAAGAAGGCTCTCGACGTCGGTGCTGCGGGGGTGATGTTGCCCCAGATCAACAATGCCGAAGAGGCCCGCCGGGCTGTTCAATATGCCAAATATCCTCCCGAAGGCTCACGCGGCGTCTCCCCCTGGTGGACTTTCTTCATGGACGTTTCCTATGAAGAGTATCTGCCGGCGGCCAATCAGGAGACGTGTGTCATCGTGCAAATTGAGAGCCGCGAAGCGATCGACAACCTGGAGGAAATTGCTGCCGTCGAGGGAGTCGACGTGCTCTTTGCCGGCCCCTTGGACATTACTGCGGCCCTGGGTCATATCGGCCAATTGGAGCATCCCGAGATTCAAGGCTTCTTGGAGGAATTTCCCCGCCGGGCCGCGAGTTGCGGAAAAGCCAGCGGCATCACCTTGAGAGGATTCGAGGCCGGCAGAAAGGCCTATGATGCCGGGTACCGGTTCATTGTGATCGGTGGCCTTATCATTCAGGGCATTGAGGGCTTGAAGGCAGATCTGGAGAGATTGAGAGCATACGCTCGCGAATCGGCGTCCTCGTAG
- a CDS encoding sialidase family protein, translating to MGVQLTRRQYLSASATALAATSLVSAGKKKSAASSIPPVEALITGDGPRVDFEKYRQIIVSPDVNPPEPFRGFGGYCGWPTVCRLQNGDLFMTFSAGYWHASWPTPWDMPPEAWERIKRPDREWLLDWDAPEGGRLMWVRSRDQGKTWSRPRSFPVVPGAYYVGDVVQLSDGTMIAGVRLKPHWGYWNQMPTTPLEFARIMANRQSKTLIFRSDDDGHTWKEVTRFVGPFDMDAPYSMFESKDGALLLFAAGSCIPGGNGWPTEDPRWFMVLMRSEDKGRTWSTVSVIGSNDWDADEGTAAYLPDGSLAFPCRPTSAWFQSYDDGQTWSPPRLLLTDPIIEDPDFGSEYRGPKLYRRGELVVTPDGVSVVVFGGRHKLSSDDPQVPNNGEVIYSRDNGKTWVKPAPGRGFKCDPKSYYPSACVLEDGSIFMVGQREGFKNRFGPHGSEVTSVRFRIKKPEEGEGVELLSIGGPT from the coding sequence ATGGGTGTTCAATTGACCCGCCGGCAATATCTGTCTGCGTCAGCGACCGCTTTGGCGGCCACCAGTCTTGTCAGTGCCGGCAAGAAGAAGTCGGCCGCGAGTTCCATTCCACCGGTTGAGGCCCTGATTACGGGTGATGGACCCCGGGTGGACTTCGAGAAGTATCGACAGATCATCGTCTCCCCCGATGTCAATCCACCGGAGCCGTTCCGCGGGTTTGGCGGTTACTGCGGGTGGCCGACGGTCTGCCGACTGCAGAATGGCGACCTGTTCATGACCTTCTCAGCCGGTTATTGGCACGCTTCCTGGCCCACCCCTTGGGACATGCCTCCGGAGGCCTGGGAACGCATCAAAAGGCCTGATCGGGAATGGCTCCTGGACTGGGATGCGCCCGAGGGCGGAAGGTTGATGTGGGTCCGCAGCCGGGACCAGGGGAAGACCTGGAGCCGTCCCCGGTCGTTTCCGGTGGTGCCTGGCGCCTACTACGTCGGGGACGTTGTTCAACTGAGTGACGGCACGATGATTGCGGGAGTCCGGCTGAAACCCCATTGGGGCTACTGGAACCAGATGCCCACGACGCCCCTTGAATTCGCCCGGATCATGGCCAACCGGCAGTCCAAGACCCTGATCTTTCGAAGCGACGACGACGGCCACACCTGGAAGGAGGTGACTAGGTTCGTGGGGCCCTTCGATATGGACGCCCCGTACAGCATGTTCGAAAGCAAGGATGGTGCGTTGCTGCTATTCGCCGCCGGCAGTTGCATTCCCGGGGGCAACGGCTGGCCCACCGAAGATCCCCGCTGGTTCATGGTCCTCATGCGCTCTGAGGACAAGGGCCGCACCTGGTCCACCGTATCGGTGATTGGGAGCAATGACTGGGATGCGGACGAGGGCACCGCCGCCTACTTGCCGGACGGGAGTCTGGCCTTCCCCTGCCGGCCGACGTCGGCTTGGTTTCAGTCCTACGACGACGGGCAGACCTGGTCGCCGCCGCGTCTGCTCCTGACAGACCCCATCATCGAAGACCCTGACTTTGGAAGCGAGTATCGCGGCCCCAAGTTGTACCGGAGGGGTGAACTGGTGGTGACACCCGACGGCGTATCGGTCGTGGTCTTTGGGGGTCGGCACAAACTCAGCAGCGACGATCCTCAGGTGCCGAACAACGGAGAAGTGATCTACAGCCGCGACAATGGGAAGACCTGGGTGAAACCGGCGCCGGGCCGCGGCTTCAAGTGTGATCCCAAGTCTTACTACCCCAGCGCCTGCGTTCTGGAGGACGGCTCCATCTTCATGGTCGGACAAAGAGAAGGCTTCAAAAACCGATTTGGCCCCCATGGATCGGAAGTGACTTCGGTCCGGTTCCGCATCAAAAAACCCGAGGAGGGTGAGGGCGTCGAACTTCTGTCCATTGGCGGACCGACTTGA
- a CDS encoding gamma-glutamyltransferase family protein — protein MGTEHMVVAGHYLAAQAGMQILEEGGNAVDAGVAAGLALGVVQSDLVSVAGVAPIVLFLADQQEVVTISGLGVWPQAASVDLFRREHGGRIPEGLLRTVVPAAPDAWITALERFGRMSFGQVAGPAIRFASHGFPMHSFMSARISEAEEDYRRWESSAQVFLPGGRPPTPGEIFFQHDLGAVLQYMVEEERSASRRGRLAGLQSARNAFYRGDIAVRIVQYHHENGGLLSAQDLSNFRVRIEPPEKITFQDTEIYACGPWSQGPTLLQTLKLLEAYDLKSLGHNSAPYVHILTEALKLAFADREHFYGDPLHVKVPMAELLSERNANQRIGLIRSHQAWVEMPPPSRLGTAGESPADSSRGPANSSGEAGNPKRPGWDTSYVCVVDRDGNAFSATPSDVSYDTPIIPGTGLAVSSRGSQSRLDPSHPACLAPGKRPRLTPNPALALRNGGVFMPFGTPGGDVQPQAMLQVLLNVLIFGMNPQEAVEAPRFASYSFPSSFAPHSCFPGLLKMESRVRRETGVELEELGHRVSWWPDWSWRAGGVCTIMADQARGVLQGGADPRRPGYAVGW, from the coding sequence ATGGGGACCGAACACATGGTCGTAGCCGGGCACTATCTGGCGGCACAGGCCGGCATGCAGATCCTGGAGGAGGGAGGCAATGCGGTTGACGCCGGTGTGGCAGCAGGTCTCGCTCTCGGTGTCGTGCAGAGTGACCTGGTAAGCGTCGCCGGCGTCGCCCCCATTGTTCTGTTCTTGGCTGACCAGCAGGAGGTGGTGACCATCAGCGGTCTGGGCGTTTGGCCCCAGGCAGCCAGCGTGGATCTGTTCCGGAGGGAGCACGGAGGAAGAATCCCGGAGGGACTGTTGCGAACGGTCGTGCCAGCCGCCCCAGACGCTTGGATTACGGCGCTGGAGAGGTTTGGGCGCATGAGTTTTGGCCAGGTGGCCGGGCCAGCCATCCGGTTTGCTTCCCATGGTTTCCCCATGCACTCGTTCATGAGCGCCCGGATTAGCGAGGCGGAGGAGGACTACCGTCGTTGGGAGAGCAGCGCCCAGGTCTTTCTCCCTGGCGGTCGTCCCCCCACACCCGGAGAGATCTTTTTCCAACACGATTTAGGAGCCGTTCTCCAGTACATGGTTGAGGAGGAGCGGAGCGCATCGCGCCGTGGACGTCTGGCAGGATTGCAATCGGCACGAAATGCATTCTACAGAGGGGACATTGCAGTAAGAATTGTCCAATACCACCATGAGAATGGTGGACTCCTCTCCGCTCAGGACCTGTCCAACTTTCGCGTGAGAATCGAGCCACCCGAGAAAATCACCTTCCAGGACACTGAGATCTATGCTTGTGGACCATGGTCTCAGGGTCCGACTCTGCTCCAGACCCTCAAGCTGCTGGAGGCCTATGACCTGAAATCCTTGGGGCACAACTCGGCGCCGTATGTGCACATTTTGACGGAGGCCCTCAAATTGGCATTCGCTGACCGCGAACACTTCTACGGTGACCCCCTCCATGTCAAAGTGCCTATGGCCGAACTCCTTTCCGAGCGGAACGCCAACCAACGGATAGGGCTCATCCGCTCACACCAGGCGTGGGTAGAGATGCCTCCGCCCAGCCGGTTGGGCACAGCCGGTGAGTCGCCAGCCGATTCGTCGCGGGGACCGGCGAACTCTTCCGGCGAAGCTGGAAATCCAAAGCGGCCTGGCTGGGACACGAGCTACGTCTGCGTCGTTGATCGAGACGGAAACGCCTTTTCGGCCACTCCAAGCGATGTGTCCTACGACACACCGATCATTCCGGGAACCGGCCTGGCGGTCTCTTCGCGTGGCTCGCAGTCGCGTCTGGATCCGAGTCATCCGGCTTGTCTCGCTCCCGGGAAAAGACCGCGCCTGACGCCCAACCCCGCCCTGGCGTTGCGGAACGGGGGCGTTTTCATGCCGTTCGGTACTCCGGGCGGGGATGTGCAGCCACAGGCCATGCTTCAGGTCCTCCTCAATGTTCTCATCTTCGGTATGAACCCCCAGGAGGCGGTCGAAGCGCCCCGTTTTGCTTCCTACAGTTTTCCCAGCTCTTTCGCACCACATTCCTGTTTTCCAGGGCTGCTGAAAATGGAATCGCGAGTACGTCGGGAGACGGGCGTAGAGCTCGAGGAGCTGGGTCACCGGGTCAGTTGGTGGCCGGACTGGAGCTGGCGGGCCGGCGGAGTTTGCACGATCATGGCCGATCAGGCCAGGGGCGTTCTGCAGGGTGGAGCCGACCCGAGACGCCCGGGATACGCCGTGGGCTGGTAG